The Vicia villosa cultivar HV-30 ecotype Madison, WI unplaced genomic scaffold, Vvil1.0 ctg.001304F_1_1, whole genome shotgun sequence genome window below encodes:
- the LOC131634469 gene encoding uncharacterized protein LOC131634469 produces the protein MANNNIPSPDPFILEQLIEDSSRELTNRRRQERAFAGQRQQIQHIQHVHGLQQVQNVEQTHPEGQVQNGEDGQTRPQTEPEQLQVVNETDTRDGQPASSFTHTSDRRRSRSPDEEEQINIPEGADPTAILLLKELQKTNRLIRQQGDRIHDLERKQRYRSPQRRRHRSRSYSSSRSPPRRSRKRSPSRSRSPSRRNRRQRSYSRSPPRKTRKNQKPETTEAKSLSPEQEHRGPSKAVQKVREHSPKDNRKISGKAHTKSQRGRHSNSPEPSDEEDFRSPLSEQIRRVRLPRGMEKPPALDHYDGTTDPDDHIRSIEAVMDYHVDLFLSHFTASRRQPKSEANLEAVIQGTNESLRDYLDRFNKEAVQVQTADYMKRLRPSSDMRKQRLLPRERHGTTTPLAVQTMSPQLRGAGTREGKTTGLSISKNAVDLLVVSTNIPR, from the exons ATGGCCAATAACAACATACCTAGTCCTGATCCCTTCATCCTGGAACAACTGATTGAAGATTCCAGCCGCGAACTGACGAATCGCCGTCGGCAGGAACGTGCTTTTGCCGGACAGAGGCAACAGATTCAGCACATTCAACACGTGCACGGCCTTCAACAAGTCCAGAACGTCGAACAAACCCATCCTGAAGGACAAgttcagaacggggaagacggGCAGACCCGGCCCCAGACTGAGCCAGAGCAGCTCCAAGTGGTGAATGAAACTGATACCCGAGACGGGCAACCCGCTTCCTCGTTCACCCACACCTCTGACAGGCGAAGAAGCCGTAGCCCGGACGAGGAGGAACAGATCAACATTCCCGAGGGCGCTGATCCGACCGCCATCCTCCTACTCAAAGAGCTGCAGAagaccaaccgcctcatccgCCAACAGGGCGACCGCATCCACGACCTGGAAAGGAAGCAACGATATCGCTCCCCCCAACGGAGACGCCATCGGTCACGTTCCTATTCCTCTTCGCGGTCTCCTCCGAGGAGAAGTCGCAAGCGCAGTCCATCTAGGTCTCGCTCCCCCTCGAGAAGAAACCGGCGCCAGCGGTCttattcccgctctccacctcGAAAGACTCGGAAGAATCAGAAACCTGAAACCACTGAAGCCAAGAGTCTCTCACCCGAGCAGGAGCACCGAGGCCCCTCCAAAGCCGTGCAGAAAGTCCGCGAGCATTCTCCAAAAGACAACCGCAAAATCTCGGGCAAAGCACACACTAAATCCCAGCGGGGCAGACATTCAAACTCCCCTGAACCTAGCGACGAAGAGGATTTCCGCAGTCCCTTGTCCGAGCAAATCCGGCGTGTTCGTCTTCcccgggggatggaaaaaccaccagcCTTGGACCACTATGACGGGACCACCGACCCCGATGACCACATAAGGAGCATCGAAGCTGTCATGGACTACCATGTG GATCTTTTCCTAAGCCACTTCACCGCGTCTCGTCGGCAACCGAAATCAGAAGCAAATCTTGAGGCAGTAATCCAAGGTACCAACGAATCTTTGAgagactacctcgacaggttcaacaaagaagctgtCCAAGTGCAGACCGcggactacatgaagag GCTCAGGCCTTCATCAGATATGAGGAAGCAGAGGCTGCTACCACGAGAGCGTCACGGGACAACGACGCCGCTCGCAGTTCAAACCATGAGCCCTCAACTTCGAGGCGCGGGCACGAGAGAAGGAAAGACGACAGGTCTCTCGATATCAAAGAACGCCGTGGACCTTCTGGTCGTTTCAACGAATATACCCCGCTGA